From the Acidilutibacter cellobiosedens genome, one window contains:
- the cas2 gene encoding CRISPR-associated endonuclease Cas2, which produces MYIILVYDFGENRVAKALKTCRKYLTWVQNSVFEGEITEGDLKKLKIELENKMNKNEDSLIIYTLSNDKYSNKEIIGCEKNKPTIFF; this is translated from the coding sequence ATGTATATTATTTTAGTATACGATTTTGGAGAAAACAGAGTAGCTAAGGCGTTGAAGACATGCAGAAAATATTTAACTTGGGTTCAAAATTCGGTATTCGAGGGAGAAATTACTGAAGGTGATTTAAAAAAACTAAAAATTGAACTTGAGAACAAAATGAATAAGAATGAGGATTCATTAATTATATATACCTTAAGTAATGACAAATATTCCAATAAGGAAATAATCGGCTGTGAAAAAAATAAACCTACGATATTTTTTTAA
- the cas1b gene encoding type I-B CRISPR-associated endonuclease Cas1b, whose translation MKKDMFIFNNGRLCRKDNTLMFEGEEGKKYIPVNNVESIYIFGEVDVNKNFLEFVCSNKITIHFFNYYEYYVGTFYPREYLNSGYVILKQSEAYLNYEKRVIIAKTFIDGAIKNILQVLKYYERRNSNLEGEIEEITNLLDTLQLQSTIETIMAIEGNVRQVYYKSFNKILDDEDFTFTSRTKRPPKDRINSLISFGNSMLYTLVLSQLYQTQLDPRIGYLHSTNDRRFSLNLDVAEIFKPIIVDRTIFSVINKKIITKKDFNKDLGSIILSDEGRMKFIKEFNEKLETTIKYPNFPNRVSYKRLIRLEAYKLQKFITEDEQYLPFIAKW comes from the coding sequence GTGAAGAAGGATATGTTTATTTTTAATAATGGCAGGTTGTGCCGAAAGGATAATACATTAATGTTCGAAGGAGAAGAAGGAAAAAAGTATATTCCAGTGAATAACGTAGAGTCAATTTATATTTTCGGAGAGGTTGATGTAAATAAAAACTTTCTTGAATTTGTATGTTCAAATAAAATTACAATTCATTTTTTCAATTACTATGAATACTATGTGGGAACTTTTTATCCAAGGGAATATTTAAATTCTGGATACGTAATTTTAAAGCAAAGTGAGGCATATTTGAATTATGAGAAAAGGGTTATTATAGCTAAGACATTCATCGATGGTGCTATAAAAAACATACTGCAGGTTTTGAAGTATTATGAGAGGAGAAATTCTAACTTAGAAGGGGAAATAGAAGAAATAACAAATCTTCTTGATACATTGCAGCTCCAGAGTACAATAGAAACTATCATGGCAATTGAAGGCAATGTAAGACAGGTCTACTATAAAAGTTTTAATAAAATTTTGGATGATGAAGACTTTACATTTACTTCCAGGACAAAAAGGCCTCCTAAAGATAGAATTAATTCTCTGATAAGTTTTGGAAATTCTATGCTTTATACTTTGGTTTTATCCCAACTGTATCAGACTCAATTGGATCCTCGTATTGGATATCTGCATAGTACAAATGACAGGAGATTTTCACTTAACCTTGATGTAGCAGAAATTTTTAAACCTATAATAGTTGATAGGACAATATTTTCTGTAATTAATAAGAAAATAATAACTAAAAAAGACTTTAACAAAGATTTGGGAAGCATTATACTTAGTGATGAGGGGCGAATGAAGTTTATTAAGGAATTTAATGAAAAACTTGAGACTACGATAAAGTACCCGAATTTCCCTAATCGCGTAAGCTATAAAAGATTGATACGCCTTGAAGCATACAAATTGCAGAAATTTATAACCGAAGATGAACAATATCTACCATTTATAGCTAAATGGTAA
- the cas4 gene encoding CRISPR-associated protein Cas4, which produces MEVNGTLIWYYNICKREVWLMSRNIVPDQNDENIDFGRFLHEQTYKRNKKEIAFGNVKFDVILSTKEKLVIGETKKTSKYSQASKWQLLYYLKVLKDAGIDAEGVLLYLEEKKRTEIILNEETLQELEVMKNSIVDIMQNETPPKVEKCKFCYNCGYNEYCYS; this is translated from the coding sequence ATGGAGGTAAACGGTACTTTAATCTGGTATTACAATATATGCAAAAGAGAGGTGTGGCTCATGTCGAGAAATATTGTTCCGGATCAAAATGATGAAAACATAGATTTTGGGAGATTTCTCCATGAGCAAACGTATAAAAGGAATAAGAAGGAGATAGCATTTGGTAATGTCAAATTTGATGTTATATTAAGTACTAAAGAAAAACTTGTAATAGGTGAAACTAAAAAGACTTCAAAATACAGTCAGGCATCAAAATGGCAACTTCTATATTATCTTAAGGTATTAAAAGATGCGGGAATAGATGCTGAAGGGGTGCTACTTTATCTCGAAGAAAAGAAGAGAACAGAAATTATTTTAAATGAAGAGACTTTGCAAGAACTTGAGGTAATGAAGAATAGTATTGTTGATATTATGCAGAATGAAACTCCACCTAAAGTTGAAAAGTGTAAATTTTGCTATAATTGCGGATATAATGAATATTGTTATTCTTAA